A genomic window from Candidatus Methanoperedens sp. includes:
- a CDS encoding DedA family protein translates to MVLFELFIAHGMMGLFTISLISSVIPIPTEPAVFGLLDVGKKPEIILTTLIVGSIIGASLGYLVGKYKLRKIIPFHNKEKEKQMQMYFRKYGALFLLVSPWIPLVGDLAPMVAGIENYESKRFLIVISAAKIIKSIGIVYLSIKVIDWWTLLIK, encoded by the coding sequence ATGGTATTATTTGAATTATTTATAGCTCATGGCATGATGGGACTTTTTACCATAAGTCTTATTTCATCCGTTATCCCGATACCCACAGAACCTGCAGTGTTTGGATTACTTGACGTTGGAAAAAAGCCGGAAATAATATTAACAACCTTAATAGTAGGCTCTATAATCGGAGCATCCCTGGGCTATCTTGTGGGAAAATATAAGCTTAGAAAAATAATCCCGTTCCATAACAAAGAAAAAGAAAAACAGATGCAGATGTACTTTCGTAAATACGGCGCATTATTTCTTCTGGTATCCCCTTGGATTCCCCTTGTGGGCGATCTTGCTCCCATGGTGGCAGGAATAGAGAATTATGAATCCAAAAGGTTCTTGATTGTGATTTCAGCAGCAAAGATTATTAAAAGTATAGGAATTGTTTATCTATCAATCAAAGTAATTGACTGGTGGACGCTATTAATAAAATAG